One segment of Candidatus Stygibacter australis DNA contains the following:
- a CDS encoding ParA family protein, translating to MAKVIAIVNQKGGVGKTTTAINLSAALAIFEKKTLLIDFDPQGNSSSGLDINKNSANIYDVIIGKKTIDEVTCDYEALKDLYVVPASVDLSGAEIELVREFMRETKMKSAIDSIEADYEFIIIDCPPSLSLLTVNALTACDEVIVPIQCEYYALEGVAQLMTTINMVRKSLNPSLNILGILLTMFDRRLNLSRQVAREVRRYFQNKVFDTVIHRSVKLSESPSFGKSIFHYDISSTGSKGYLDLAKEVVKRCQEKA from the coding sequence ATGGCAAAAGTAATAGCGATTGTGAATCAAAAAGGTGGAGTTGGGAAGACAACCACTGCCATAAATTTATCAGCAGCACTGGCTATCTTTGAGAAAAAAACTTTGCTGATTGATTTTGACCCTCAGGGAAATAGTTCAAGTGGTCTGGATATTAATAAAAACTCAGCTAATATTTATGATGTTATAATTGGCAAGAAAACCATAGATGAAGTTACGTGCGATTATGAAGCATTAAAAGACCTTTATGTGGTTCCGGCCAGTGTAGATCTTTCTGGAGCGGAAATTGAGCTCGTTCGAGAATTTATGCGTGAAACTAAAATGAAATCTGCCATAGATTCTATTGAAGCTGATTATGAATTTATCATCATTGATTGCCCACCTTCTTTAAGCTTATTAACAGTTAATGCCTTAACTGCCTGTGATGAAGTGATTGTACCGATTCAATGTGAATATTATGCTCTGGAAGGCGTTGCTCAACTGATGACAACCATTAATATGGTTCGCAAGTCACTGAATCCCTCTTTAAATATTTTAGGGATCCTGTTGACTATGTTTGACCGTCGTTTGAATTTATCTCGTCAAGTAGCACGCGAGGTACGTAGATATTTCCAGAATAAGGTCTTTGACACAGTTATACATCGAAGTGTTAAGCTGTCTGAAAGTCCCAGTTTCGGGAAATCTATCTTTCATTATGATATTTCCTCAACAGGATCAAAAGGTTACTTAGATTTAGCAAAGGAAGTGGTAAAAAGATGTCAAGAGAAAGCTTAG
- a CDS encoding STAS domain-containing protein: protein MLDITFNLNENIGIVKISGELDASNSKDLRKAFDDYFLRTNKFILDFSDLQFMDSTGLGTIIRIFKVTEQKNGYLCIANPRNKAARVLKMTQAHKVINIFETFEEALSKLQGS from the coding sequence ATGTTAGACATTACTTTCAATCTAAATGAGAATATTGGAATTGTAAAAATTAGCGGTGAGCTTGATGCCTCTAATTCAAAGGATTTACGAAAAGCATTTGATGATTACTTTTTGAGAACTAACAAGTTTATACTTGATTTTTCTGATCTACAGTTTATGGATAGCACCGGGCTGGGAACTATCATCAGGATTTTCAAAGTTACAGAACAGAAAAATGGTTATCTTTGTATCGCTAATCCCCGTAATAAAGCCGCCCGAGTATTAAAAATGACTCAGGCGCATAAAGTGATAAATATTTTTGAGACTTTTGAAGAGGCTTTATCTAAATTGCAGGGCTCTTAA
- a CDS encoding ParB/RepB/Spo0J family partition protein: protein MSRESLGKGLEALFSSGPESTDRTTGITTLKIDSIIPNRYQPRKFFDAAKLAELAESMKTNGILQPVIVTKNADSQYELVAGERRLEAAKLADIPEIPVIIRSITPQEQLQFAIIENIQREDLNAIEEAKAYQQLNEEFGLTHIQISEVVGKERTTVSNLIRLLKLDESIQVMIQEGKITSGHARAILQVPESSRQDFANLIFDKQMSVRMTEEYARKAIEKKNVDKPAKPRGGEISIHLKEWENKLHGSYSCRVNITQKNDKGRISFFFNSREEMNKILDALKNK from the coding sequence ATGTCAAGAGAAAGCTTAGGTAAAGGATTAGAGGCTTTGTTCTCCAGTGGACCAGAATCCACTGACCGCACAACTGGTATTACTACTCTTAAAATAGATAGTATTATTCCTAACAGGTATCAACCTCGGAAATTTTTTGATGCAGCGAAACTTGCTGAGCTGGCTGAATCAATGAAAACAAATGGTATTCTTCAACCTGTAATAGTTACAAAAAATGCTGACAGCCAATATGAATTAGTTGCCGGGGAACGACGCCTGGAAGCAGCCAAGCTTGCAGATATTCCAGAGATACCGGTTATCATTCGTAGTATTACTCCTCAAGAACAATTGCAGTTCGCCATTATAGAAAATATTCAGAGAGAAGATCTAAATGCTATTGAAGAAGCGAAAGCATATCAGCAATTAAACGAAGAATTTGGACTCACTCATATTCAAATTAGTGAAGTGGTGGGAAAAGAAAGGACTACTGTGTCAAATCTGATCCGGCTCCTCAAACTTGATGAAAGTATACAAGTAATGATCCAGGAAGGAAAAATTACTTCCGGTCATGCCAGGGCAATATTACAGGTTCCCGAAAGCAGCCGGCAGGACTTTGCTAACCTGATTTTCGATAAGCAGATGTCAGTGCGAATGACAGAAGAATATGCCCGGAAAGCAATCGAAAAGAAAAATGTTGATAAACCAGCTAAACCGCGTGGTGGCGAGATATCTATCCATCTGAAAGAATGGGAAAATAAACTTCATGGCAGTTATTCCTGCCGGGTTAATATCACTCAAAAAAATGATAAAGGCAGGATAAGTTTCTTTTTCAATTCCCGGGAGGAAATGAATAAGATACTGGACGCTTTGAAAAATAAATAA
- the rsmG gene encoding 16S rRNA (guanine(527)-N(7))-methyltransferase RsmG: MEGKDIVEVFLKKNGIADLDKKMQLLDQYVKLLIETNKLINLISRKANVTDIWLNHILDSLLPVGIMALNGKTILDFGTGGGLPGIPLKIIFPESYMYLLDSRQRKMEAVKKIIKKLDLHECLTICSRIELLDKSWHNYFDVIVCRSVKIEEKYWRELNKLSSRAGKLFIYKAKKLDDMEILSNALKHNISHELVGTRTLIELKKEDVPRGT; this comes from the coding sequence ATGGAAGGTAAAGATATTGTAGAAGTTTTTTTAAAAAAAAATGGAATTGCTGATCTTGACAAGAAAATGCAGTTGCTTGACCAGTATGTAAAGCTACTTATCGAGACTAATAAACTGATAAATCTGATATCACGAAAAGCTAATGTAACGGATATCTGGCTTAATCATATTCTGGATAGTCTTTTACCTGTGGGAATCATGGCTTTGAATGGTAAAACAATTCTCGATTTTGGAACTGGGGGAGGATTACCGGGAATTCCCTTAAAAATAATTTTCCCCGAGAGCTATATGTATCTGCTGGACTCTCGTCAACGAAAGATGGAAGCAGTGAAAAAGATAATAAAAAAGCTTGACCTGCATGAATGTCTAACAATTTGTTCTCGAATAGAATTATTAGATAAAAGCTGGCATAATTACTTTGATGTAATAGTCTGCCGTTCAGTTAAAATTGAAGAGAAATATTGGCGAGAGTTGAATAAACTCAGCAGTAGAGCAGGCAAATTATTTATATATAAAGCAAAGAAGCTGGATGATATGGAGATATTATCAAATGCTCTTAAGCATAATATCTCACATGAATTAGTGGGAACAAGAACTTTGATAGAATTGAAAAAGGAAGATGTTCCACGTGGAACATAA
- a CDS encoding response regulator, with protein sequence MSKVRKNFEKLPIDVLFVEDEEMMRDSIAEIMRRRVNNVLVAGNGHIGLELYKKHHPHVIITDIRMPIMTGLEMLEKIREIDENVKVIVVSAHNDTQYFQQAINLGVDGFLLKPINVNNVIKQISKITRQLVYQQKALEFEDKIQKFNELIFQNKARASAMQTSMAPSWLLSEKKLLFSSNYIVDERTPSGDFFDIIPISETRYIAYMGHFPHQDIKGTLFMLTIKVTMDNIIKNELEMASPGVILDRLVSILGTDNITDSMELLVCLIDSDFEFVRYAKIGSVNILQYDLASNSFCDLEKAQISLNSDSTDELEKPKSSFEEQEFSFNDQKLNIIYTCELQNYSLNEKKLGLDGIKRIISEIDDPNSFLMPYIFNEKLLKEGYTSITSDFSFVLFRTNNLMQNVDNRFLVTFKSVLTNTSHIRRQCEKFILDNTGQDDLAFEVELVIAEILTNVIVHGLKNKPDTMVVLSLVITDNVIISIWDKGIEWIIPILKKEDAFDLVANDATSGRGLPIIVTLSDEITRKRIDSINQTRIIFTIDSDKESLC encoded by the coding sequence ATGTCCAAAGTAAGAAAGAATTTTGAGAAACTTCCAATAGATGTTCTATTCGTAGAAGATGAGGAAATGATGCGAGATTCTATTGCAGAAATAATGAGGCGAAGAGTAAATAATGTACTTGTTGCCGGTAACGGACATATTGGTCTTGAATTGTACAAAAAACACCATCCACACGTGATTATAACAGATATTCGTATGCCCATAATGACTGGATTGGAAATGCTGGAGAAAATCAGGGAAATTGATGAAAATGTTAAAGTTATTGTTGTATCTGCTCATAATGATACCCAATATTTTCAGCAGGCTATTAATTTGGGAGTTGATGGATTTTTACTTAAGCCAATTAATGTAAACAATGTTATTAAGCAGATCTCCAAAATTACCAGACAGTTAGTATATCAGCAAAAAGCTCTGGAATTTGAAGATAAGATCCAGAAATTCAATGAACTTATTTTCCAGAATAAAGCTCGTGCTTCTGCGATGCAGACCTCAATGGCTCCATCCTGGCTCTTGTCTGAAAAGAAATTACTGTTTTCTTCAAATTATATAGTTGATGAAAGGACACCCAGTGGTGATTTCTTTGATATTATTCCCATTTCTGAAACTCGTTATATTGCTTATATGGGTCACTTCCCGCATCAGGACATCAAGGGTACACTTTTTATGCTCACCATTAAAGTCACCATGGACAACATTATAAAAAATGAGCTGGAAATGGCTTCTCCGGGAGTTATACTTGATCGACTCGTGAGTATCCTGGGAACAGATAATATTACAGATAGTATGGAACTGCTGGTGTGTTTAATAGATTCTGATTTTGAGTTTGTCCGATATGCAAAAATAGGTTCAGTGAATATTCTGCAATATGATTTGGCATCGAACTCTTTTTGTGATCTGGAGAAAGCGCAGATTTCATTGAATTCAGATAGCACAGATGAATTGGAGAAACCTAAGAGCTCCTTTGAGGAGCAGGAATTTTCCTTTAATGATCAGAAGCTAAATATCATATATACTTGTGAATTACAGAATTATAGTTTAAACGAGAAGAAGCTGGGGTTAGATGGTATAAAACGGATTATTTCAGAAATTGATGATCCAAATTCGTTCCTGATGCCATATATATTTAACGAAAAACTTTTAAAAGAGGGTTATACCTCAATCACATCAGATTTCTCTTTTGTACTATTTAGAACAAATAACCTGATGCAGAATGTAGATAATCGTTTTCTGGTAACATTTAAATCTGTTCTTACCAATACTTCCCATATAAGGCGGCAGTGCGAAAAATTTATCCTGGATAACACGGGACAGGATGATCTGGCATTTGAAGTTGAACTGGTTATTGCTGAAATACTCACAAATGTGATCGTGCATGGCTTAAAAAACAAACCGGACACGATGGTAGTGCTATCGCTGGTAATCACTGACAATGTAATTATCAGTATTTGGGATAAAGGTATTGAATGGATAATACCCATATTAAAAAAAGAAGATGCATTTGATCTGGTGGCAAACGATGCCACTTCTGGAAGAGGGTTACCTATTATTGTTACCCTGTCTGATGAAATAACAAGAAAAAGAATTGATTCTATAAATCAAACACGGATTATATTCACTATTGACTCTGATAAGGAGAGCTTATGTTAG
- a CDS encoding RsmE family RNA methyltransferase — MPCYYVPAICDSQEGQYSIEGEEFHHISQVLRKREGDTILVTSGCGLLADCRIVKIERRSLLIEIENRQTYERSEPRMALAFALLKNKHDSLIIEKATELGCSRFYPLETERTIRKNSANQQNKFHKIAIAAMKQCDNAWLPLINECVDLRKIPDLMRKDGFVPVVALETERQRSLFEIKNQFPGGSLGIIIGPEGGFSQQEKEFLSKEEVISFSLGNHILRAETAAIAALSQLSGLNYNLNKDYY; from the coding sequence GTGCCCTGTTATTATGTGCCAGCCATTTGCGATTCACAAGAAGGGCAGTATAGCATTGAAGGTGAGGAATTTCACCATATAAGTCAGGTGCTGCGAAAGCGTGAAGGAGATACCATTCTGGTCACAAGTGGCTGTGGACTACTTGCTGACTGCCGGATTGTGAAAATAGAGCGAAGAAGTTTGCTGATCGAGATTGAAAACCGTCAGACTTATGAACGAAGTGAACCCCGGATGGCTCTCGCATTTGCCTTATTAAAAAATAAACATGACAGTTTGATAATTGAAAAAGCAACTGAGCTGGGGTGTTCAAGATTTTATCCTCTGGAAACAGAGCGTACTATTCGGAAAAATTCAGCTAACCAACAGAATAAATTTCACAAAATTGCCATAGCAGCAATGAAACAGTGTGATAATGCCTGGTTACCACTGATTAACGAATGTGTTGATCTTAGAAAAATTCCTGACCTGATGCGGAAAGACGGTTTTGTACCTGTAGTTGCACTGGAAACCGAGAGACAGCGTTCATTATTCGAGATCAAGAACCAATTCCCTGGTGGATCTTTAGGGATTATCATTGGACCGGAAGGTGGATTTTCTCAGCAGGAAAAGGAATTCTTAAGCAAAGAAGAGGTGATATCATTTTCTCTAGGTAATCATATTTTAAGGGCAGAAACTGCTGCAATTGCAGCTTTATCACAATTATCGGGATTGAATTATAATTTAAACAAAGATTATTATTAA
- a CDS encoding AtpZ/AtpI family protein translates to MKNKDIQKQQILAEMSMKDYGFIKYLALAGQLGFVMIISILIWFFLSRYLTKILGIGQIWQAAGIIMGVFTGMLGSYRLLKKIISKSESSVKE, encoded by the coding sequence ATGAAGAATAAAGATATTCAGAAGCAGCAGATATTAGCAGAAATGAGTATGAAAGATTACGGTTTCATCAAATATCTTGCCCTGGCTGGTCAATTAGGGTTTGTTATGATCATCAGCATCTTGATCTGGTTCTTTTTGTCAAGATACCTTACGAAAATTTTAGGGATTGGACAAATATGGCAGGCAGCAGGTATCATTATGGGTGTATTTACAGGAATGCTTGGAAGCTACAGATTGCTGAAAAAGATTATTTCAAAAAGTGAATCAAGTGTTAAAGAATAA
- the atpB gene encoding F0F1 ATP synthase subunit A — protein MAKKKGNLRWVFLIFIVIEVALVLISSGFKKELEIGIDSGKLVIRNKASHYDLQDKITEDFQRDEFLIKNTRLHLYEIPDFQKFTEYLASDNPVMSKAFSVFNTGIKNHLRDSDTTWNASIKTELINELNKKVISNPKFYEAGFKGYIKEHTTETEYYLSELKKKTPGLTPLDISRLNRLVIEGIIPETILSRQEHLPRIYGSYKAYQICRSLFGETSALGAFYLIRMLLIVDIIFLLLIIFLKKSLSGKPSKGQLIMEMIYKTFEDFVSDTLGQDRLNFTPYIVTIFLFIWICNMVGLIPIPGFMEPTRNINVPLGMGIIVILVVHFTAIRVKGLWGHFEHYLNPIKNPLAALDIVSEFSKVISISFRLFGNILGGAIIIVVVSSLVSYIVLPVGLNLFFGIFVGTVQAFVFTMLALTYIGVEIAE, from the coding sequence ATGGCTAAAAAGAAGGGAAACCTGAGATGGGTTTTTCTCATTTTTATAGTAATTGAAGTTGCTTTAGTGCTGATAAGTTCTGGATTTAAAAAAGAATTAGAGATCGGTATTGATTCAGGAAAGCTGGTAATCAGAAATAAAGCGAGTCACTATGATCTTCAGGATAAAATTACTGAGGATTTCCAACGTGACGAGTTTTTGATCAAAAATACCCGGCTTCATTTATATGAAATTCCTGATTTCCAGAAATTCACTGAGTACCTTGCAAGTGACAATCCTGTTATGTCTAAAGCTTTTAGCGTTTTTAATACTGGCATAAAAAATCATTTGAGAGACTCTGATACAACCTGGAATGCCAGCATAAAAACTGAATTGATTAATGAATTAAATAAAAAGGTGATCAGCAATCCAAAATTTTACGAAGCAGGATTTAAGGGTTATATCAAAGAGCATACTACCGAAACAGAGTATTATCTTTCTGAATTAAAGAAAAAAACTCCTGGTTTGACACCACTGGATATTTCCCGCTTAAATCGACTTGTAATTGAAGGCATTATTCCTGAAACCATTTTATCCAGACAAGAGCATTTACCTAGAATTTACGGCAGCTACAAGGCATATCAGATATGCAGGTCATTATTTGGAGAAACTTCTGCTTTGGGCGCTTTTTATCTTATAAGAATGTTACTGATTGTCGATATAATATTCCTTTTATTAATAATCTTCCTGAAAAAGAGTCTTTCCGGTAAACCCTCTAAGGGACAATTGATCATGGAAATGATCTATAAAACCTTTGAGGATTTCGTTTCTGACACTCTCGGTCAGGATAGATTAAATTTCACACCCTATATTGTTACAATATTTTTATTTATCTGGATTTGCAATATGGTGGGATTGATACCTATTCCCGGGTTTATGGAACCAACCAGAAATATCAATGTCCCTCTGGGAATGGGAATTATAGTTATTTTAGTAGTTCATTTCACTGCGATCAGAGTAAAAGGATTATGGGGTCATTTTGAACACTATCTTAATCCCATAAAAAACCCCCTGGCTGCCTTAGACATTGTGAGTGAATTTTCCAAGGTAATTTCAATTTCGTTCAGATTATTTGGTAATATCCTGGGAGGAGCCATAATCATCGTTGTTGTTTCTTCCTTAGTGAGTTATATAGTATTACCTGTGGGTCTTAATTTATTCTTTGGAATATTTGTTGGAACTGTGCAGGCATTTGTTTTTACCATGCTGGCACTGACATATATCGGTGTAGAAATTGCGGAGTAA
- a CDS encoding M23 family metallopeptidase, whose protein sequence is MNKTCCYLTIIILIIGIIFLIDYYKIKNELVTIKSELPNTASFSEQNPIDDGIIPVKDNTEDLKNILANYLKEQNGGNYQPDSITIENRFIPDLRPLSVKTVVSQKFSDKHPGIDLAAPRGTEVIASAAGKLEVFKQDEYFGNLIIIEHFNGYYTFYGHLDRIFAASGSFAEKGDVIGTVGSTGFSTGPHLHFSIQLNGQFIDPFRLLNTGNNEE, encoded by the coding sequence ATGAACAAAACCTGCTGCTATTTGACTATTATTATTCTGATAATCGGGATAATTTTCCTGATTGATTATTATAAGATCAAAAATGAGTTGGTAACCATAAAATCCGAACTGCCAAACACAGCTTCTTTCTCTGAACAGAATCCCATAGATGATGGGATAATACCTGTTAAGGATAATACTGAAGATTTAAAAAATATCCTGGCAAATTATCTTAAAGAGCAAAATGGTGGCAATTATCAACCAGACAGCATAACGATAGAGAATAGATTTATCCCTGACCTGAGACCTTTGTCTGTTAAAACAGTAGTCAGTCAGAAGTTTTCGGACAAACATCCCGGAATTGACCTGGCAGCACCCCGTGGAACAGAGGTGATAGCAAGTGCCGCAGGAAAACTAGAAGTTTTTAAGCAGGATGAATATTTTGGAAACCTGATTATTATTGAGCATTTTAACGGCTATTATACCTTTTATGGACATCTTGATCGGATTTTTGCTGCTTCTGGCAGTTTTGCCGAAAAAGGAGACGTCATTGGCACAGTTGGTTCAACTGGATTCAGCACGGGACCACACTTGCATTTTTCAATCCAGCTAAATGGACAGTTTATCGATCCATTCAGATTATTAAATACAGGAAATAATGAAGAATAA
- the dnaJ gene encoding molecular chaperone DnaJ yields MEKRDYYEVLGIDKTADASVIKKAYRKLAMKYHPDKNPDDKVAEKNFKEASEAYEVLSDADKRSKYDRFGHAGLEGAFGGSGFDWGNFSHFSDIDDIFGGEGLGGIFEHLFGGSMGRSRGGSRRNKGEDLQLSLSLTLEEIAKGVKKKLKINIKDSCDHCHGSGSEDGKTQACPQCRGTGQVMQTSRSLFGQMQTVVRCPTCNGEGKLIEKKCKVCHGEGRVNKLKPLEVEIPAGVAEGQYIRLRGKGNKGKNGGENGDILVHIKEKEHPEFDREESNLRINFPITVSQAVIGCEIKVPTLSGKVKMKVPAGTQSGKTFRVRGQGLPYLNSGYSGDLFVHIIVMIPTKVTGREKELYTELAEIDKEKKYEPKKSFFSKFKHLFNII; encoded by the coding sequence ATGGAAAAAAGAGATTATTATGAAGTGCTGGGTATTGATAAAACAGCAGATGCAAGCGTGATCAAAAAAGCATATCGTAAACTTGCAATGAAGTATCACCCTGACAAAAATCCTGATGATAAAGTAGCCGAAAAGAATTTTAAAGAAGCTTCGGAAGCCTATGAAGTGCTGAGCGACGCTGATAAACGCAGTAAGTATGACAGATTCGGTCATGCTGGACTGGAAGGCGCATTTGGTGGCAGTGGCTTTGACTGGGGTAACTTTTCTCATTTCTCAGATATTGATGATATCTTTGGTGGTGAAGGGCTTGGAGGAATTTTTGAGCACTTGTTTGGTGGCAGTATGGGACGCAGCCGTGGAGGCAGCCGTCGTAATAAAGGTGAAGACCTGCAGTTATCATTATCCCTGACATTGGAAGAAATTGCTAAAGGCGTGAAGAAAAAACTAAAGATAAATATAAAAGATTCCTGTGATCATTGCCATGGCAGTGGATCAGAAGATGGAAAAACTCAAGCCTGTCCTCAATGCCGAGGTACTGGCCAGGTTATGCAGACATCCCGTTCATTATTTGGTCAGATGCAAACTGTGGTGCGATGTCCCACCTGTAATGGTGAAGGGAAACTGATAGAAAAGAAGTGCAAGGTTTGCCACGGTGAAGGCAGAGTAAATAAATTAAAGCCACTTGAAGTGGAAATCCCTGCCGGAGTAGCAGAAGGACAATATATCAGACTCCGAGGTAAAGGTAATAAAGGCAAAAATGGTGGAGAAAATGGAGATATCCTGGTACACATCAAAGAAAAGGAACACCCTGAATTTGACCGGGAAGAAAGTAATTTGAGGATCAATTTTCCCATTACAGTCTCTCAGGCAGTAATTGGCTGCGAAATTAAAGTTCCCACTTTGTCTGGAAAAGTTAAAATGAAAGTACCTGCCGGAACTCAATCAGGGAAAACCTTCCGCGTGAGAGGACAGGGTCTTCCCTACCTCAATAGCGGATATAGTGGGGATTTGTTTGTGCACATAATCGTAATGATCCCTACAAAGGTTACTGGTAGGGAAAAAGAATTGTACACTGAACTTGCCGAAATAGATAAAGAAAAGAAATATGAGCCCAAGAAGAGCTTCTTTAGTAAATTCAAGCATCTTTTTAATATAATTTAG
- a CDS encoding ATP synthase subunit I, giving the protein MLKNKEFIVVLLRLISLTNIIALIFLPLMPRQSLSWICGAFLSLINVWLMSLKIEKNLYSGENKAKLMAYKDFNFRYLILIAGSILAVKFLSLNIIIFGVGLLSGQIWIFILYLIRFPKDSEEQE; this is encoded by the coding sequence GTGTTAAAGAATAAAGAATTTATAGTTGTTTTACTTAGATTAATTAGCTTGACAAACATCATTGCTTTAATTTTTTTGCCCCTGATGCCAAGACAGAGTTTGAGCTGGATTTGCGGTGCTTTTCTGAGTCTCATCAATGTCTGGTTAATGTCGCTTAAAATAGAGAAGAATCTCTATTCGGGTGAAAACAAAGCGAAATTAATGGCATATAAGGATTTTAATTTCAGATATTTGATCCTTATTGCTGGTTCCATTTTGGCAGTGAAATTTTTAAGCCTGAATATTATTATATTCGGTGTCGGCTTACTGTCCGGGCAGATTTGGATATTTATCTTATATCTAATCAGGTTTCCCAAAGACAGTGAGGAACAGGAGTAA